CTCTCTCCAACAATACCATCTTATGTAAATTGCAAGAGTAAGTTTATGGTTTTTATGCACCTGCAATAGTGCAAGTCCTTTATAGATAAGCTTGTTATCAACAGTAACTAGTCAGGCCTAATTGAGTAATTACAATTCATCAGGTAAATTCAATAGAAAACCTCTTCTTCTGCTGACATAAAAGCAAAATGTATACTTTACAATGCAATTGAGCCATCATTAATAAGTGATGCATGATAATAAGAAACAATCTTTATTAGTTCCCTTATACTTATTGAAGTATCTTAAGACTAAACAAATTGAAGGCAGTTCTCTAACCCCACAAAAAAGATAAGTATTGCCATACACCCAGCATCTATACCATTGCCCACTATAAGAAATAGGGCCATGATCAAATTAGGCAAAGCATATGTACATACCTGTACACAAATGTTAAATGTGTTTGAATCCCTTCAGATTCAAGCAACCTCGAGGCCTCTATACCCTAGTGGAGAACACATCGATTACAAAGATGGGAAATGGCAGCAGGTACAACCAGGCAACTTGCCAACTACTGTGTTGCATTCTACTTACTTGCCATGTAGCCGGAATTTTGAACAGCAGGCGTTCAGATAAGACATCATGATCACTGTATAGCTTCAAAAGCTCATGCACCTGAACATACGCatatcaaattattttcatGGGACTGCAACTGCAGATCACAATTCAGAGGATTCTTTTCCCCTAAGGATAAATATTTCAGGCAAGCAGCATGAAACAACAAACAGAAGGAAGAAGCTCATACCCTCTGGATAATTCCTTGGGTATCATAAGCCAACCGAGCATCTATTTCAGTCGACACCCGACCAGGGACTAGATGAGCCATTTCAGCTCCAACATTTGCCAGGGCCTGCCAAATTCCTCCATGCTCAACTTATCCAACAAACAGACTGCTTAAATTGAAACTGAAATGCAGTATGCAAACCTTGGTTAGGAAACAGGACATCCGGTCCTCGGGCTTCTCCATTGTGTTACATTCACCGTCTGCCAACGCTGTATCTATAGCACTCTATAAGAAACAAAAGTCTGAAAATTAGTCAACTGTCTCTCTTCCACTTCCAGTGCTTTGATTGGCTTCACATTTCAACAGCACCTCACCTTGAACTTTGTATCCGGGAGGCCAGCGATACCGAGCAGCAGCGACGAGCTCACCGTGGCGGCGGTCGGCGCAAACCTGAACCCAATCAACAGAGCAGCCTATGAACTATCATTCCATTAAGTTGGATCGGCCAACCAAATTCAATGGTGGGATAACAGCAAAGAAGCAACTTCTAGTATTACTTCTCGAAGTCATCGAACACGACGGTATCCGGCACGATCTCGCTGAAGCTGGCCACGGCATCGAGCTCAGTGACCACCTCTACAACCAAGCTGACCAAAATCAGTAACTCAAATCACACAGGAAGCCATGTAGGAGACAACTGACAAGCACAAGGCCAGCATCCTTACCGTCCACGGAGGAAGACGGTGCGTTGCCGCCGGCGGCTACACGGGCCGCAAGAACCGGCCTCCGGAGGCTAAAGGCCACAGGCCtggccgacatcgccgccgacgagctccaccTGCCGACCTgaagaggaagaagcggcggcggtgaccaaGAACGGGTGAAACGGGCGCGAGGAGCGGCCGAACCGGGCAAATGAGAGCTCgtcggagagaggaggaggcggcggagcgggagggCGTACCTGGAGGGAGGCCcgcaggagggaggaggaggtcggcggcgtggAGATGGAGAGCGCCATTGGTGGAGGTGGGGATCGGAGGAATGGCGAGATGCTAACTGTGGGAGAGAGTGAGGGAGGAGTGGAACtgtggaagagagagattaATGAGAATTATAATAGTGATGATTTGACTATTTTGCCCTTGGATGAGTTTTGAGAAAATTGCAGATTTTTCATCAGGTGTTTAGAAAATGTTAAGGTTTTTTTTCGTTCTTTGTTTTCCCATCTCTTCTACTCTTTTTTCacgtgcacgtttttcaaactactaatggtgtacattttaaaaaatatatatataggaaaactattttaaaatcATACTAATCAATTTTCCAAGTTGGTTTTAGTTAAtactacctctatattttaatgtatgacaccgttaattttttatccaacgtttgaccattcgtcttattcaaaaaatttatgtaattatcatttatttcgTTGTGACttaattcatcatcaaatgttctttaagcatgacataaatattttcatatttgcacaaaaaaattgaataaaacgaatagtcaaacgttggtcaagaagtcaacggcgtcatacattaaaatacagagggagtacttaattaattatgtgttaatgagCTGCTCCATTTTCGTGTTGGAGGGAAAGGTTCCCAACCAAGACTAACTCTGCTAAATTTTTAAGCAGCATCCACGTCTGATAGGACTATACAAGTTCTCATTGGGCCTCCTTTTgggaaaaagtttgaaattttacATAAATTGAACTAATtctggggatttttttttgccaggaaGTCCATATGTCAAATCCAATTTTTCACAACCATCTAGCT
The Oryza glaberrima chromosome 8, OglaRS2, whole genome shotgun sequence DNA segment above includes these coding regions:
- the LOC127782747 gene encoding uncharacterized protein LOC127782747, which gives rise to MALSISTPPTSSSLLRASLQVGRWSSSAAMSARPVAFSLRRPVLAARVAAGGNAPSSSVDEVVTELDAVASFSEIVPDTVVFDDFEKFAPTAATVSSSLLLGIAGLPDTKFKSAIDTALADGECNTMEKPEDRMSCFLTKALANVGAEMAHLVPGRVSTEIDARLAYDTQGIIQRVHELLKLYSDHDVLSERLLFKIPATWQGIEASRLLESEGIQTHLTFVYSFAQAAAAAQAGASVVQIFVGRVRDWTRTHSGDPEIDEALKKGEDAGLALAKKVYAYIHKNGYKTKLMAAAIRNKQDVFSLLGIDYIIAPLKILQSLEESVTDTDVKYGYVPRLTPALGKTYNFTEEELVKWDQLSLAAAMGPAAEELLASGLEGYVNQARRVEELFGKIWPPPNV